In the Mycolicibacter sp. MU0102 genome, one interval contains:
- a CDS encoding cytochrome c biogenesis CcdA family protein, whose amino-acid sequence MIDTAALSFALGAGLVAALNPCGFAFLPGYLGLVIATSRDTSRPVALARAALATMVMATGFLTVFGIFGLAVSPLIASAQQYLPFATVVIGMALLAMGVWLLSGREIPLLLPGTAGGTPTARLGSMYGYGVGYAVASLSCTIAPFLAVISTTFRQGSTVAGVLAFIAYAAGMSITVGVAALAVAVTGSTASSALRRVLPYVGRIAGVIVLLTGLYVSYYGYYEIRLYFAGGDADDPVVGAAGAVQSWLADQVDALGVWPLLGAIVALVAGALGWRALRRRHRATPD is encoded by the coding sequence GTGATCGACACCGCCGCACTCAGCTTTGCCCTGGGGGCAGGGCTGGTGGCGGCGCTGAACCCGTGTGGATTCGCTTTTCTCCCCGGCTATCTGGGTCTGGTGATCGCCACCAGCCGTGACACCTCACGACCGGTCGCACTAGCCCGAGCAGCGCTGGCGACGATGGTGATGGCTACCGGATTCCTGACGGTGTTCGGAATCTTCGGATTGGCCGTCTCGCCGTTGATCGCTTCGGCGCAGCAGTATCTGCCGTTCGCCACCGTGGTGATCGGCATGGCGCTGCTGGCGATGGGCGTCTGGCTGTTGTCCGGCCGCGAGATCCCACTGCTGCTGCCCGGGACGGCGGGCGGGACACCCACGGCACGTCTGGGGTCGATGTACGGCTACGGCGTCGGCTACGCCGTGGCGTCACTGTCCTGCACGATCGCGCCGTTTCTGGCGGTGATCAGCACGACGTTTCGGCAAGGTTCGACGGTGGCCGGGGTGTTGGCGTTCATCGCCTACGCGGCGGGTATGAGCATCACCGTCGGCGTTGCGGCGCTGGCGGTGGCTGTGACGGGGTCTACTGCCAGCTCCGCGTTGCGGCGGGTGCTGCCGTACGTGGGACGCATCGCCGGGGTGATTGTGCTGCTGACCGGGTTGTACGTCAGCTATTACGGCTACTACGAAATCCGCTTGTACTTCGCCGGGGGCGATGCCGATGATCCGGTGGTCGGCGCGGCGGGTGCCGTGCAGTCCTGGTTGGCCGATCAGGTCGACGCACTGGGTGTTTGGCCGCTGCTGGGTGCGATCGTGGCGCTGGTGGCCGGCGCACTAGGCTGGCGAGCGCTGCGACGCCGGCACCGGGCCACGCCCGACTGA
- a CDS encoding redoxin domain-containing protein, translated as MPHDKASGRRQSAVLLMAVAAIAVLLFGCGSQTRAENTQLDFAAQTLDGRPFSGASLVGRPAVLWFWAPWCPLCQRDAPMVARLAAAHPKVTFVGVGAQDRLDALRAFVDRYGVDEFTELADTDAAVWARFGVTRQPAYAFIRPDGRIEVVTGSLAEAELNRRLQALTGS; from the coding sequence ATGCCGCACGACAAGGCCTCGGGGCGTCGCCAATCGGCCGTACTGCTCATGGCTGTGGCGGCGATAGCCGTACTGCTCTTCGGCTGCGGATCGCAAACCCGGGCCGAGAACACCCAACTTGATTTCGCCGCCCAAACCCTCGACGGCCGACCATTTTCCGGCGCGAGCCTGGTCGGCCGGCCGGCCGTGTTGTGGTTCTGGGCGCCCTGGTGTCCGCTGTGCCAACGGGATGCACCGATGGTCGCTCGGCTGGCCGCCGCGCACCCCAAGGTGACGTTCGTCGGCGTGGGCGCGCAGGACCGGCTCGACGCGTTACGGGCGTTCGTCGACAGGTACGGCGTCGACGAGTTCACCGAGTTGGCCGACACCGACGCCGCGGTGTGGGCCCGGTTCGGCGTGACGCGACAGCCGGCGTACGCCTTCATCAGACCGGACGGCCGCATCGAGGTAGTGACGGGCTCGCTGGCCGAAGCCGAGCTGAACAGGCGGCTGCAGGCCCTGACGGGTTCGTGA
- a CDS encoding SRPBCC family protein, whose product MARGRLEHTADIAAPPEAVAAFLADLVNYEALHPMLVDVRQIPGGADGVTRYLAPHRMRLYGIPIRFTCRVDLRKSAPDEIRTHTLQRPGIEMWSTMAVRPHAGGTRLHELVDISAPRMLMKTVLRDGGSSHAAMWENLRRYFEQ is encoded by the coding sequence ATGGCACGCGGACGCCTAGAGCACACCGCCGACATCGCTGCGCCGCCCGAGGCCGTTGCGGCGTTTCTGGCCGATCTGGTCAACTACGAAGCCCTGCACCCGATGTTGGTGGACGTGCGGCAGATCCCTGGCGGCGCCGACGGCGTCACCCGATACCTGGCCCCGCATCGCATGCGTCTCTACGGAATACCGATCCGGTTCACCTGCCGGGTGGACCTGCGCAAAAGCGCGCCCGACGAGATCCGCACCCACACCCTGCAGCGGCCGGGTATCGAGATGTGGTCGACCATGGCGGTGCGCCCGCATGCCGGCGGCACCCGTCTGCACGAACTGGTCGACATCAGTGCCCCACGGATGTTGATGAAGACCGTGCTGCGCGACGGCGGCAGTTCCCACGCCGCGATGTGGGAGAACCTGCGTCGCTATTTCGAACAGTGA